The following coding sequences lie in one Kitasatospora azatica KCTC 9699 genomic window:
- a CDS encoding amidase, producing the protein MSSPESLRALDGHAQSELVRSGELTEAELLRAAVERIEAHDGRIGALAVTDFDRALSAAERSAGRPRPERAGPLYGVPFLLKDLGPTVADLEATMGSRFLAGFVPSQGSELTDRFQAAGLRVLGKTRTPEFGVLPTTEPRHQGPTRNPWDLNRSAGGSSGGAAAAVAAGLVPIAHANDAGGSIRIPAATCGVFGLKPTRARTPLGPAVGDLMSGLAAEHVISRSVRDSAAVLDAIAGPAPGDPYWAPPATGSYAGAVQRGLRGRKLRIALSTRAGLGPLDPACGAAVEQAGKLCWELGHEVTEAAPKVRFADLVEPFLVLWAAGVSSAISSYAQLSGRTPAPDQFEPLTWRLYEQGRTLSAAQYLLSVATLQRAARSLAGFYREYDLLLSPVTAWPAPVLGSFAIGTPDQQLMRAIEFCHETPLANLTGQPAMSVPLHWTEEGLPIGTHVTGRFGAEATLFAFAAQLEAAQPWANRLPAAIHLRSES; encoded by the coding sequence ATGTCCTCCCCGGAAAGCCTGCGCGCGCTGGACGGGCACGCCCAGTCCGAGCTGGTCCGCAGCGGTGAACTGACCGAAGCCGAGTTACTTCGGGCGGCCGTCGAGCGGATCGAGGCCCACGACGGTCGGATCGGTGCCCTGGCGGTGACCGACTTCGACCGGGCCCTCAGCGCGGCCGAGCGGTCCGCCGGCCGCCCCCGCCCCGAGCGGGCCGGCCCGCTGTACGGCGTGCCGTTCCTGCTCAAGGACCTCGGGCCGACCGTGGCCGACCTGGAGGCCACCATGGGCTCCCGCTTCCTGGCCGGCTTCGTGCCCAGTCAGGGCAGCGAGTTGACCGACCGTTTCCAAGCCGCCGGGCTACGGGTGTTGGGCAAGACCAGGACCCCCGAGTTCGGCGTGCTGCCCACCACCGAGCCGCGGCACCAGGGTCCGACCCGCAACCCGTGGGACCTGAACCGCAGTGCCGGCGGTTCCAGCGGCGGGGCCGCGGCCGCCGTCGCGGCCGGCCTGGTGCCGATCGCACACGCCAACGACGCCGGCGGCTCGATCAGGATCCCGGCCGCCACCTGCGGCGTCTTCGGTCTCAAGCCGACCCGGGCCCGCACCCCGCTGGGGCCCGCCGTCGGGGACCTGATGAGCGGACTGGCCGCCGAGCACGTCATCAGCCGCTCGGTGCGGGACAGCGCGGCGGTGCTCGACGCGATCGCCGGCCCCGCGCCCGGCGACCCGTACTGGGCCCCGCCGGCCACCGGCTCCTACGCCGGCGCGGTCCAGCGCGGGCTGCGCGGGCGGAAGTTGCGGATCGCGCTCAGCACCCGGGCCGGGCTCGGCCCACTGGATCCGGCCTGTGGCGCCGCAGTTGAACAGGCCGGCAAACTCTGCTGGGAGCTGGGCCACGAGGTGACCGAGGCCGCGCCGAAGGTCCGGTTCGCCGACCTGGTCGAGCCCTTCCTGGTGCTCTGGGCGGCCGGCGTCTCCTCCGCGATCAGCTCCTACGCACAGCTCAGCGGACGGACCCCGGCGCCGGACCAGTTCGAACCGCTGACCTGGCGGCTCTACGAGCAGGGCCGGACGCTCAGTGCGGCCCAGTACCTGCTGTCGGTGGCCACCCTGCAGCGGGCGGCGCGCAGTCTGGCCGGCTTCTACCGCGAGTACGACCTGCTGCTGTCCCCGGTCACCGCCTGGCCGGCGCCGGTGCTGGGCAGCTTCGCCATCGGCACCCCCGACCAACAGCTCATGCGCGCCATCGAGTTCTGCCACGAGACGCCGCTGGCCAACCTGACCGGACAGCCCGCCATGTCGGTCCCGCTGCACTGGACCGAGGAGGGCCTGCCGATCGGGACGCACGTCACCGGCCGGTTCGGCGCGGAGGCGACGCTCTTCGCGTTCGCCGCCCAGCTCGAAGCGGCCCAGCCCTGGGCGAACCGTCTGCCCGCAGCCATCCACCTGCGATCGGAGAGCTAG
- a CDS encoding MarR family winged helix-turn-helix transcriptional regulator, whose protein sequence is MDHPDPAPAISLDRLARQATRLAQLVNSATQAAAAEAGLTHADADVLLALHEAPERRLRPTGLATACGLSSGGTSNVINRLAQGGYVNREANEADGRSSWVRLTEEGAALAGKVTAVAAVEHEHLLDRLPEGVPQALGALLETVLGQLESANGRGAAVSAGRRR, encoded by the coding sequence ATGGACCACCCAGACCCGGCCCCAGCGATCTCGCTGGACCGGCTGGCCCGGCAGGCGACCCGACTGGCCCAGCTGGTCAACTCCGCCACCCAGGCGGCCGCCGCCGAGGCCGGACTCACCCACGCGGACGCCGATGTGCTGCTCGCGCTGCACGAGGCGCCGGAGCGGCGGCTGCGGCCCACCGGCCTGGCCACCGCCTGCGGGCTCTCCTCCGGCGGCACCAGCAATGTCATCAACCGCCTGGCCCAAGGGGGTTACGTCAACCGGGAGGCCAACGAGGCGGACGGGCGCAGCTCCTGGGTGCGGCTCACCGAGGAGGGCGCGGCGCTGGCCGGGAAGGTCACGGCCGTTGCGGCGGTGGAGCACGAGCACCTGCTGGACCGGCTTCCGGAGGGCGTCCCGCAGGCGCTCGGCGCGCTGCTGGAGACGGTACTGGGGCAGTTGGAGTCCGCGAACGGGCGAGGCGCCGCGGTCAGCGCCGGCCGGCGACGCTGA
- a CDS encoding DsbA family oxidoreductase, with protein sequence MAITIDAWFDYRSPLSMLTGRLLCEAVAAADDVELRWHPHEGGEGQVWAGLPSSKVWEHSVRPLAARLGVPVAQARPADLPHTRLAWRGYQFACEQGRASLYNEQIFAARFEEGLDLGDPAVLVRVAWRSGLDPEEFRSALGTERYLHQHLAALAEQPVGAPIRLTPTVVVGGRRIEGVPSGEQLERLIERARRLAPPVPLPAEPAPVAPVAPTVPAAPLGQAAPLARAVPLVSVAGRR encoded by the coding sequence ATGGCCATCACCATCGACGCCTGGTTCGACTACCGCAGCCCGCTCAGCATGCTGACGGGCCGACTGCTGTGCGAGGCGGTCGCCGCCGCAGACGATGTCGAGCTGCGCTGGCATCCCCACGAAGGCGGCGAGGGCCAGGTCTGGGCGGGGCTGCCGTCCTCGAAGGTCTGGGAGCACAGCGTGCGCCCGCTGGCCGCGCGACTGGGCGTCCCGGTGGCGCAGGCTCGCCCCGCCGACTTACCGCATACCCGACTGGCTTGGCGCGGCTACCAGTTCGCCTGTGAGCAGGGTCGGGCGAGCCTCTACAACGAGCAGATCTTCGCGGCCCGCTTCGAGGAGGGGCTCGACCTGGGCGACCCGGCGGTACTGGTCCGGGTGGCCTGGCGCAGCGGTCTCGACCCGGAGGAGTTCCGCTCGGCGCTCGGCACCGAGCGCTACCTGCACCAGCACCTGGCGGCGCTCGCCGAGCAGCCGGTCGGTGCGCCGATCCGGCTCACCCCGACCGTGGTGGTCGGGGGGCGGCGGATCGAGGGGGTGCCCAGCGGCGAGCAGTTGGAGCGGCTGATCGAGCGGGCCCGCCGACTCGCGCCGCCCGTTCCGCTGCCCGCCGAGCCTGCCCCGGTTGCCCCGGTCGCCCCGACGGTCCCGGCTGCCCCGCTGGGCCAGGCTGCCCCGCTGGCCCGGGCTGTCCCGCTGGTCAGCGTCGCCGGCCGGCGCTGA
- a CDS encoding cytochrome P450 family protein — MTATPRPTSCPAAPIALDAEGRDIHGEITRIRARGPVTQVLLPGGVAAWSVTGAELIKRLMTDPRVSKDAQQHWPDWIEGRVPADWPLAIWVSVRSMITAYGAEHSRLRKLVSSAFTARRTQLLKPRIRRLTAELLDRLAATAPGQVVDLRAEFAAELPVLVICELLGIPEASQQRLRRTIDVTFLTAVSPEQAAANGQQLYAALHELVAAKRAAPGEDLASALIAVHDEDGTGLSQQELVDTLLLMISAGYETTVNLLDQAIHAILSHPEQRALLTAGRIGWADVVEETLRVEPPGAHIPLRYAVEEIRIDERTVIGRGDPILISIAGAGRDPEVFGPTADLFDATRPGRREHLTFGHGVHYCLGAPLARLEAVIALGALFERFPALALAEPDKTPEPLGSFLSNGHRSLPVLLNSEASQAF, encoded by the coding sequence ATGACGGCGACCCCCCGGCCAACCAGCTGCCCAGCCGCACCGATCGCCCTCGACGCCGAGGGCCGCGACATCCACGGTGAGATCACCCGGATCCGCGCGCGCGGCCCGGTCACCCAGGTGCTGCTGCCCGGCGGCGTGGCCGCCTGGTCGGTCACCGGCGCGGAGCTGATCAAGCGTCTGATGACCGACCCCCGGGTCTCCAAGGACGCGCAACAGCACTGGCCCGACTGGATCGAGGGTCGCGTCCCGGCCGACTGGCCGCTGGCCATCTGGGTCTCGGTGCGCAGCATGATCACCGCCTACGGCGCCGAGCACTCCCGGCTGCGCAAGCTGGTCTCCTCGGCCTTCACCGCCCGCCGAACCCAGCTGCTGAAGCCCCGGATCCGCCGGCTCACCGCCGAGCTGCTCGACCGGCTGGCCGCCACCGCCCCTGGCCAAGTCGTCGACCTGCGCGCCGAGTTCGCCGCCGAGCTGCCGGTGCTGGTGATCTGCGAACTGCTCGGCATACCCGAGGCCTCCCAGCAGCGGCTGCGCCGGACCATCGACGTCACCTTCCTCACCGCCGTCTCCCCCGAGCAGGCCGCCGCCAACGGGCAGCAGTTGTACGCCGCACTGCACGAACTGGTCGCGGCGAAGCGGGCGGCTCCCGGCGAGGACCTGGCCAGCGCGCTGATCGCGGTACACGACGAGGACGGCACCGGGCTGAGCCAACAGGAGCTGGTGGACACCCTGCTGCTGATGATCTCGGCCGGCTACGAGACCACGGTGAACCTGCTCGACCAGGCGATCCACGCGATCCTCAGCCACCCCGAGCAGCGGGCGCTGCTGACGGCCGGTCGGATCGGCTGGGCGGACGTGGTGGAGGAGACCCTGCGGGTCGAGCCGCCGGGCGCCCACATCCCGCTGCGCTACGCCGTCGAGGAGATCCGGATCGACGAGCGGACCGTGATCGGGCGCGGCGACCCGATCCTGATCTCGATCGCCGGGGCCGGCCGCGACCCCGAGGTCTTCGGCCCCACGGCCGACCTCTTCGACGCCACCCGTCCGGGCCGACGCGAGCACCTGACCTTCGGGCACGGCGTGCACTACTGCCTGGGCGCACCGCTGGCCCGGCTGGAGGCGGTGATCGCGCTCGGCGCGCTGTTCGAGCGGTTCCCCGCGCTCGCCCTGGCCGAACCGGACAAGACGCCGGAGCCGCTGGGCTCCTTCCTCTCCAACGGCCACCGCTCCCTGCCGGTCCTGCTCAACTCCGAAGCATCCCAGGCGTTCTAG